In a genomic window of Erigeron canadensis isolate Cc75 chromosome 5, C_canadensis_v1, whole genome shotgun sequence:
- the LOC122602186 gene encoding TBC1 domain family member 2B-like, with the protein MYKIHGNTNIAFEIQPDIQILRPSIHARRANIIVKFQDVYGFMVQGNVDDVNILNDVREKMREQGKVWWAMEDSKGADWYLQAYNIYSSDHALKSSLRFSFFVNGMVLKKLIRKGIPTTLRPKVWFSLSGAAKKKSTVPDSYYDDLISAVQDKVTPATKQIDHDLPRTFPGHPWLDTPEGHAAVRRVLVGYSFRDSDVGYCQGLNYVAALLLLVMKTEEEAFWMLAVLLENVLVNDCYTDNLSGCHVEQRVFKDLLTKKCPRLSVHLEALGFDVSLVATEWFLCLFSKSLPSETTMRVWDVLFYEGAKVLFNVALAIFKMKEEELLLTHHVGDAIKIIQNTTHHLFDPDDLLTVAFDKISFMTTNISKQRKKQETVVMAELDQRLRRLNTSKLSVAS; encoded by the exons atgtacaaaattCATGGAAATACAAATATAGCCTTTGAAATCCAACCAGACATACAGATTTTGAGACCAAGTATTCATGCAAGAAGGGCAAATATTATTGTAAAGTTTCAAGATGTTTATGGTTTTATGGTACAAGGCAATGTTGATGATGTGAATATACTAAATGATGTGAGGGAAAAAATGAGGGAACAAGGTAAGGTATGGTGGGCAATGGAAGATAGCAAAGGGGCTGATTGGTATTTACAagcttataatatatattcttcTGATCATGCCTTGAAATCATCTCtaagattttcattttttgtcaATGGTATGGTCTTAAAAAAGCTCATTAGGAAAGGTATTCCTACAACTTTAAGGCCGAAAGTATGGTTTTCGTTATCCGGGGCCGCTAAGAAGAAATCTACGGTCCCTGATAGCTATTATGATGATCTAATTTCTGCCGTTCAAGATAAGGTCACCCCTGCCACAAAACAGATTGATCAT GACCTGCCACGAACGTTCCCTGGTCATCCATGGTTAGACACACCCGAGGGCCATGCTGCGGTGAGACGTGTTCTTGTGGGGTACTCTTTCCGTGATTCTGACGTGGGTTATTGTCAG GGTTTGAATTATGTGGCAGCATTGTTGCTACTTGTGATGAAAACCGAAGAAGAAGCTTTCTGGATGCTAGCAGTTCTCCTTGAAAATGTATTGGTCAACGATTGTTACACAGATAATTTATCAGGCTGCCATGTCGAACAACGGGTGTTCAAAGATTTGTTGACCAAAAAATGTCCAAG GTTATCTGTCCATTTAGAAGCTTTGGGTTTCGATGTATCCCTTGTAGCAACTGAGTGGTTTCTTTGCCTGTTCTCAAAGAGCCTACCTTCAGAG ACAACTATGAGAGTGTGGGACGTTCTCTTTTATGAAGGGGCAAAAGTCTTATTTAACGTAGCTCTGGCTATTTTCAAG ATGAAGGAAGAAGAGTTGCTGCTGACACATCACGTCGGGGATGCAATCAAGATAATACAAAATACCACTCATCATCTCTTTGATCCCGACGACTTGTTGACA GTAGCTTTTGATAAAATTAGTTTTATGACAACTAATATTTCTAAGCAAAGGAAAAAGCAAGAAACAGTGGTGATGGCAGAACTTGATCAAAGGTTGAGGCGGCTAAATACAAGTAAATTAAGCGTCGCCAGCTGA